One window of the Spirochaetia bacterium 38H-sp genome contains the following:
- the eno gene encoding phosphopyruvate hydratase yields MSMIEYVEAREILDSRGNPTVEVDVILEDGSQGRAAVPSGASTGVHEAVELRDGDKKRYMGKGVLKAVENVNNIIAPEIEGLDALDQVDIDRTMLELDGTENKSKLGANAILGVSMAVARAAADFLGVPLFKYLGAYKATTLPVPMANILNGGAHADNSVDFQEFMVMPVGAPTFREGLRMITEVFHTLKGILKENGYSTTVGDEGGFAPNLKSNEEAVELILKSIEKAGYKPGDDVMIALDPASSELYDEKKKRYILSHSTGEELTSEEMAALWESWVNKYPIISIEDGMAEDDWEGWKALTDKIGNKVQLVGDDLFVTNTKRLSQGIEKGVANSILIKVNQIGTLTETFEAVEMAKRAGYTAVVSHRSGETEDNFIADLVVALETGQIKTGSLSRSDRLSKYNQLLRIEEMLGDTAEYPGLKAFYSVKR; encoded by the coding sequence ATGAGCATGATAGAATACGTAGAAGCCAGAGAAATTCTGGACTCACGCGGCAACCCCACAGTAGAGGTTGACGTAATACTGGAAGACGGCTCTCAGGGAAGAGCAGCAGTACCATCAGGAGCATCCACAGGCGTACACGAAGCTGTGGAGCTCAGAGACGGAGACAAAAAACGCTACATGGGAAAAGGCGTACTCAAGGCAGTAGAAAACGTCAACAACATCATAGCACCAGAGATAGAAGGCCTTGATGCACTAGACCAGGTGGATATTGACCGCACAATGCTTGAGCTTGACGGTACTGAGAACAAAAGCAAGCTTGGTGCCAACGCAATCCTTGGCGTATCCATGGCAGTAGCAAGAGCAGCAGCCGATTTCCTCGGAGTACCACTATTTAAGTATCTTGGAGCATACAAGGCAACAACACTGCCCGTACCAATGGCAAACATACTCAACGGAGGAGCACACGCTGACAACTCCGTGGACTTCCAGGAGTTTATGGTAATGCCGGTGGGAGCACCAACATTCCGTGAAGGCCTCAGAATGATAACAGAAGTCTTCCACACACTCAAAGGCATACTCAAAGAGAACGGATACTCCACAACAGTAGGTGATGAAGGCGGATTTGCCCCCAACCTCAAATCCAACGAAGAAGCAGTAGAGCTCATCCTCAAGAGTATAGAAAAGGCCGGCTACAAACCAGGTGACGATGTTATGATAGCCCTTGACCCTGCATCCAGTGAACTCTATGACGAGAAAAAGAAGCGCTACATACTCAGCCACTCCACAGGAGAAGAATTAACATCAGAAGAAATGGCAGCCCTCTGGGAAAGCTGGGTAAACAAATATCCCATAATATCCATAGAAGACGGTATGGCAGAAGATGACTGGGAAGGCTGGAAGGCACTTACAGACAAGATTGGCAATAAGGTACAGCTTGTGGGGGACGACCTCTTTGTAACCAACACCAAGCGCCTTTCCCAAGGTATAGAAAAAGGCGTAGCCAACTCGATACTTATCAAGGTAAACCAGATAGGAACACTCACAGAAACATTTGAAGCAGTTGAGATGGCAAAACGCGCAGGATACACAGCAGTGGTATCCCACAGAAGTGGAGAAACAGAAGATAACTTTATAGCAGACCTTGTTGTTGCACTTGAGACAGGCCAGATAAAGACAGGCTCACTTAGCCGCTCTGACCGCCTCAGCAAGTACAACCAGCTTCTTCGCATAGAAGAAATGCTCGGAGATACTGCAGAGTACCCCGGTCTCAAAGCTTTTTACTCCGTAAAACGCTAA